From a region of the Candidatus Jettenia caeni genome:
- a CDS encoding cysteine desulfurase family protein has protein sequence MIYLDNAATTFPKPEIVYKTMNTFYRTLGANPGRSGHRMAVAAEKEIEDTRSVVAQLFGIKDSRRFIFTFNATDAINMGIKGLLKTGDHAITTHLEHNAVSRSLYSLEKKGIITITKVKNSPEGLIDPNDIKTAITSKTRLIVMAHAPNVLGTIQPIKEIGCIAREHDILFMVDAAQTAGVCEIDVNKYAIDMLAFTGHKGTLGPTGTGGLYVGERLTLDPWREGGTGFEPASLSQPEELPFKLESGTPNTVGIAGLRAGIEYIASTGIHTIRMHEQKLINKLIQALKDDQRFILYGTQEISKKVGILSLNVKGFKPAEIGAILDQSFDIAVRPGLHCAPFAHQMMGTFPNGTVRISPGCFTTEEEIDQLIAAFGQIASEEI, from the coding sequence ATGATCTATCTCGATAATGCAGCAACGACATTTCCAAAACCGGAAATTGTCTATAAGACAATGAACACATTCTATCGGACCTTAGGTGCGAACCCCGGCCGCTCGGGTCATAGGATGGCTGTGGCAGCAGAAAAAGAAATTGAGGATACACGCAGTGTTGTTGCACAATTATTTGGTATTAAGGATTCGCGGCGATTTATTTTTACGTTTAATGCCACTGATGCGATAAATATGGGAATTAAAGGATTACTCAAAACGGGCGACCATGCCATTACAACTCATCTTGAACATAATGCTGTATCCCGGTCTCTTTATAGTCTTGAGAAAAAGGGCATCATCACAATAACCAAGGTTAAAAATTCTCCGGAAGGTCTTATTGATCCAAATGATATTAAGACTGCTATTACGTCCAAAACCCGATTAATCGTTATGGCGCATGCTCCTAATGTTCTGGGTACGATTCAACCAATTAAGGAAATTGGCTGCATTGCAAGAGAACATGATATTTTGTTTATGGTAGATGCTGCTCAAACGGCGGGGGTATGTGAAATTGATGTTAATAAATATGCCATCGACATGCTTGCCTTTACAGGACACAAGGGTACGTTAGGGCCAACAGGGACTGGCGGATTGTATGTAGGAGAGCGATTAACGCTTGACCCCTGGCGGGAAGGCGGTACAGGTTTTGAGCCTGCATCATTATCACAACCGGAAGAGTTACCGTTCAAACTCGAGAGTGGGACACCCAATACGGTGGGTATAGCAGGTCTGAGGGCCGGTATTGAATATATTGCATCCACAGGTATTCACACCATCAGAATGCATGAACAAAAATTAATCAATAAACTCATACAGGCACTAAAAGATGATCAGCGTTTTATCCTGTATGGAACACAGGAGATATCGAAGAAAGTAGGCATTCTTTCTCTCAATGTAAAAGGATTTAAGCCGGCGGAGATTGGAGCCATCCTTGATCAGTCTTTCGATATTGCGGTGCGTCCGGGTCTTCATTGTGCTCCTTTTGCACATCAGATGATGGGGACATTTCCCAATGGAACCGTAAGGATAAGCCCCGGATGTTTTACTACAGAGGAAGAGATAGATCAACTCATAGCTGCATTCGGTCAAATTGCGAGTGAGGAAATATAA